GCGCCCGGGAGCCGCCGATGCCTCGCCGGTCGAGGTCGAGCTGGACCCGGCTGCGGCCCAGGCGTGGCTGCGGACGCTCAACGACATCCGGCTCGCTGTCGCCGTCCGCCTCGGCATCGAGGACGAGGAGGATGCGCACCTCGCTGCGCACTCCACCGACGACGCCGTGATCGCGATGAGCGAGATCTACGACTGGCTCGGCTACGTGCAGGAGACCCTCGTCCAGTCCCTGGACTGACCCCCCACCCCACCCCCCCCGGAACCGCGAGTGGCGCAGTTCTGCGGTTTCGAGACGGCGTGTCGCGCTGGACTGCGCCACTCGGGACCCGAACTGCGCCACTCGCGGTGAAGCGCGTCCGGCTCGCGGACGGCTGTCGGGCGCGTGGCGGACACCTCGATAGACTCCGGAACCGTGCTCACCATCGACCGCGCGACCGTCGACGCGATTATCGCGCACGCCCGTCGTGACCACCCCGACGAGGCCTGCGGCGTGGTGGCGGGGGCCATCGGCTCGGACCTGCCCACCCGCCACGTGCCGATGCTGAACGCCGCCATGTCGCCCACCTTCTACGAGTTCGACTCCGGGGACCTGTTGCGGCTGTACCGCGACATGGACGACCGCGACGAGGAGCCCGTGGTCGTCTACCACTCGCACACCGCGACCGAGGCGTACCCGTCGCGCACCGACATCGACCTCGCCTCCGAGCCCGGCGCGCACTACGTGCTGGTGAGCACCCGCGACGGTGCGCACGAGGCCGGCCCCGTGGACGTGCGGTCGTACCGCATCGTGGACGGCGAGGTCACGGAGGAAGAAGTCCGCATCGTCGAGCGTTATGACCACGACGTCCCCCA
The Aeromicrobium marinum DSM 15272 genome window above contains:
- a CDS encoding Mov34/MPN/PAD-1 family protein; the protein is MLTIDRATVDAIIAHARRDHPDEACGVVAGAIGSDLPTRHVPMLNAAMSPTFYEFDSGDLLRLYRDMDDRDEEPVVVYHSHTATEAYPSRTDIDLASEPGAHYVLVSTRDGAHEAGPVDVRSYRIVDGEVTEEEVRIVERYDHDVPHEKVNP